The following are from one region of the Sorghum bicolor cultivar BTx623 chromosome 2, Sorghum_bicolor_NCBIv3, whole genome shotgun sequence genome:
- the LOC8080119 gene encoding protein DETOXIFICATION 40 — MGRTGDDDHRVVDCRLEALLSGAASEAPWLRRMASATALELRLLAPLAAPAVVVYMLIIVMSSTTQIVCGQLGNVQLAAASLGNNGIQVFAYGLMLGMGSAVETLCGQAYGAEKYEMLGVYLQRSTVLLMATGVPLAAMYALSEPLLLLLGQSPEIAGAAAEFAYGLVPQIFAYAANFPIQKFLQAQSIVAPSAYILAASFALHVPLSWLAVYGLGLGLLGASLTLSLTWWVLVAGQFAYIVWSPRCRATWTGFTWAAFADLPGFAGLSAASAVMLALEVWYFQVLILLAGMLPDPQVALDSLTVCTSIQSWVFMISVGFNAAASVRVGNELGAGNPRSAAFSAWMVTALSAFVSAIAGLVTFLLRHKLSYIFTSGEVVSRAVADLCPLLVGTIVLCGIQPVLSGVAVGCGWQATVAYINIGCYYFIGIPLGVLLGFKFDFGIKGLWGGMIGGTLIQTLILIWITLRTDWNKEVEEARKRLDKWDDTRQPLLASKE; from the exons ATGGGTCGGACAGGTGACGACGACCACCGCGTCGTCGACTGCCGGCTGGAGGCGCTGCTCTCCGGCGCCGCCTCCGAGGCTCCATGGCTCCGTCGCATGGCGTCTGCGACGGCGCTGGAGCTGCGTCTGCTGGCTCCCCTCGCCGCGCCGGCCGTGGTGGTCTACATGCTCATCATCGTCATGTCGTCGACCACTCAGATCGTGTGCGGCCAGCTCGGCAACGTCCagctcgccgccgcctccctcGGCAACAACGGCATCCAGGTCTTCGCCTACGGCCTCATG CTGGGGATGGGCAGCGCGGTGGAGACGCTGTGCGGTCAGGCGTACGGCGCGGAGAAGTACGAGATGCTGGGCGTGTACCTGCAGCGCTCGACGGTGCTGCTCATGGCCACCGGCGTGCCGCTCGCCGCCATGTACGCGCTGTCGGAgccgctgctcctgctgctgggcCAGTCGCCGGAgatcgccggcgccgccgccgagttCGCCTACGGCCTCGTCCCGCAGATCTTCGCGTACGCCGCCAACTTCCCCATCCAGAAGTTCCTGCAGGCGCAGAGCATCGTGGCGCCCAGCGCCTACATCCTGGCGGCCAGCTTCGCGCTCCACGTCCCGCTCAGCTGGCTCGCCGTCTACGGGCTGGGCCTGGGCCTGCTCGGGGCCTCGCTCACGCTCAGCCTCACGTGGTGGGTGCTGGTCGCGGGGCAGTTCGCGTACATCGTGTGGAGCCCGCGATGCCGGGCCACCTGGACCGGGTTCACGTGGGCCGCATTCGCCGACCTGCCCGGGTTCGCCGGCCTGTCCGCCGCGTCGGCGGTCATGCTGGCGCTCGAGGTCTGGTACTTCCAGGTGCTCATCCTCCTCGCCGGCATGCTGCCGGACCCGCAGGTCGCCCTCGACTCGCTCACCGTCTG CACGTCGATCCAGTCATGGGTGTTCATGATCTCTGTGGGCTTCAATGCAGCGGCCAG TGTGAGAGTAGGGAACGAGCTGGGCGCCGGCAACCCCAGGTCTGCGGCGTTCTCTGCATGGATGGTCACCGCCCTGTCGGCGTTCGTGTCAGCGATAGCTGGCCTCGTCACTTTCCTGCTCCGGCACAAGCTCAGCTACATCTTCACCAGCGGCGAGGTCGTCTCGCGCGCCGTCGCCGACCTGTGCCCACTGCTCGTTGGGACCATTGTGCTCTGCGGGATCCAGCCCGTGTTATCAG GTGTGGCCGTTGGCTGTGGGTGGCAAGCAACGGTTGCCTACATCAACATTGGATGCTACTACTTCATTGGCATACCCCTCGGCGTGCTCCTCGGATTCAAGTTTGATTTTGGGATCAAG GGATTGTGGGGAGGCATGATTGGGGGTACCCTCATCCAAACACTCATTTTGATCTGGATCACCTTAAGAACTGACTGGAACAAGGAG GTGGAGGAAGCGCGGAAAAGATTAGATAAGTGGGACGATACAAGGCAGCCTCTTCTCGCAAGCAAGGAGTGA
- the LOC8080121 gene encoding uncharacterized protein LOC8080121, translating into MLLLRASTPFGYAKVDKVDAEEARHLRAQYLIHKVLEEKSPRPSALVTRTRPRIGVRLKKLRVAVRGLRARACRALQRHLRNLRRLVGNGPQGSPSPY; encoded by the coding sequence atgctgctgctgcgggcGTCGACGCCGTTCGGGTACGCCAAGGTGGACAAGGTGGACGCGGAGGAGGCGCGGCACCTCAGGGCGCAGTACCTCATCCACAAGGTGCTGGAGGAGAAGAGCCCCAGGCCGTCGGCGCTGGTGACGAGGACCAGGCCCAGGATCGGCGTCCGGCTCAAGAAGCTCAGGGTCGCCGTCCGTGGCCTCAGGGCGCGCGCGTGCCGGGCCCTGCAGAGGCACCTCAGGAACCTGAGGCGGCTCGTCGGCAACGGACCTCAGGGGTCGCCGTCGCCTTATTGA